Part of the Halobellus ruber genome is shown below.
CCAGCGAATCGGGGTCGAACGCTGCGACAGCGCGCCCCATCTCGACGCTGTCGACGCAGACGATCGAGTCCATCCCGACCTCCCGACACCGGTGGATCTTCCGTTCGATCGCCGAGAGGGTATCGCGCGCCTCGGCGTGGTTGATGACCGCGCCCAGCGCCCCCGCCGCCTGGATGGTCTCCGGGAGGATCTTCCCGATCCCCCGCCCCGGCTCCACCCCGTCGACAGCCGGCGTCGTCACGGCGAGGTCGGTCTCCGTGGCGATCCGCCGGAGGTCCGGCAACTGGGGCGTGAACACGAACGTCGCGTCGGTGTCGTTCTGTACGCGTTCGACGATCCGGGCGAACTCCAGACCGTCGTCGCCGCCGGTGCCCGGATAGATCTTGCAGTTCACCTGGAAGTGCGGATACGGGACGGCGTGGTCGTGGGTCATACGTCCTCCAACGCTGCGGCGGCCTCGTCCACGCTGGCCCCGTCGTGGACGATTCGCCGGAACGCATCGACCACGGCGGCGGGGTCCTCACGTTGCCACACGTTCCGGCCGAACATCACGCCGCGACCGCCCGCGTCGCGGGCGCCGGCGACCATCTCCAGGACCTCCCGGTCGCTCCCGAC
Proteins encoded:
- a CDS encoding triose-phosphate isomerase, which gives rise to MTHDHAVPYPHFQVNCKIYPGTGGDDGLEFARIVERVQNDTDATFVFTPQLPDLRRIATETDLAVTTPAVDGVEPGRGIGKILPETIQAAGALGAVINHAEARDTLSAIERKIHRCREVGMDSIVCVDSVEMGRAVAAFDPDSLVFEKPADISTDRAITQTHPERVREFVRAIDEVNPRTAVLVGGGISTVDDVRKAFEQGADAAGAASAISLADDPEPRLRSIAEAFEDV